One bacterium DNA window includes the following coding sequences:
- a CDS encoding 50S ribosomal protein L25 — protein MTSVALAAEIRNERGKSGMNKLRARGLCPAVVYGPGTEPLSVSIDPKGFLKLLHVSGENALIDLTVGGDAAAKKVIVREIQYDPLKPLPSHVDFYVVSLDRAIEVRVPLEFVGTPVAVAQKTGMLTQAMHELNVECLPTAIPASIKVDVSGLSLGGAVHVRDLAVPAGVTVLDAADQTVAAVAGLGAEEAAVAPSTETAEPEVIRERKAAEE, from the coding sequence ATGACGAGCGTTGCGCTGGCCGCCGAGATCAGGAACGAGCGTGGCAAGTCCGGGATGAACAAGCTCCGCGCCCGGGGGCTGTGCCCCGCGGTGGTGTACGGCCCCGGGACCGAGCCGCTGAGCGTGTCCATCGACCCGAAGGGCTTCCTCAAGCTGCTGCACGTCTCGGGCGAGAACGCGCTCATCGACCTGACGGTCGGCGGCGACGCCGCGGCGAAGAAGGTCATCGTCCGCGAGATCCAGTACGACCCGCTCAAGCCGCTGCCGTCGCACGTCGACTTCTATGTCGTCTCGCTCGACCGCGCCATCGAGGTCCGCGTCCCGCTGGAGTTCGTCGGCACGCCGGTGGCGGTGGCCCAGAAGACCGGCATGCTCACCCAGGCGATGCACGAGTTGAACGTCGAGTGCCTGCCGACGGCGATCCCCGCCTCGATCAAGGTTGACGTCTCGGGGCTCTCCCTCGGCGGCGCGGTGCACGTGCGCGACCTCGCCGTCCCCGCCGGGGTCACCGTCCTCGACGCCGCCGACCAGACGGTCGCTGCCGTGGCCGGTCTCGGCGCTGAGGAGGCCGCGGTCGCGCCCTCCACGGAGACGGCCGAGCCCGAGGTCATCCGCGAGCGCAAGGCCGCCGAGGAGTAG
- the rpsF gene encoding 30S ribosomal protein S6 → MQKFYETILIVRPTLNDQEIAELIENYRGILVREGAEILHQADLGKKKLAYTIRHFQNGHYALYRYRAPATAVRELERSMKINEDLLRFLTVKLEEKEVNFLQAAAAAQAAAAAAAAAEAPGTVQAAAPAEG, encoded by the coding sequence GTGCAGAAGTTCTACGAAACCATCCTCATCGTCAGGCCCACCCTCAACGACCAGGAGATCGCGGAGCTGATCGAGAACTACCGCGGCATCCTCGTGCGCGAGGGGGCCGAGATCCTCCACCAGGCGGACCTCGGCAAGAAGAAGCTCGCCTACACCATCCGCCACTTCCAGAACGGCCACTACGCGCTGTACCGCTATCGCGCGCCGGCGACGGCGGTCCGCGAGCTCGAGCGCAGCATGAAGATCAACGAAGACCTGCTGCGCTTCCTCACCGTCAAGCTCGAGGAGAAGGAGGTCAACTTCCTCCAGGCTGCCGCCGCCGCCCAGGCCGCCGCCGCGGCCGCCGCGGCCGCCGAGGCTCCCGGCACGGTGCAGGCCGCCGCCCCCGCCGAGGGGTAG
- the pth gene encoding aminoacyl-tRNA hydrolase, with amino-acid sequence MAFDSVLVGLGNPGTRYERTRHNAGFLLVERLAAAHGIDLGRERHGSRVGEGRIAGRRCLLAQPQTFMNRSGEAVRRILSFTGTDAASLLVAHDDMDLPFGRLRLRAGGGAGGHRGIASILEHLADPGFLRLKIGVGRPPEGVPAEAWVLQEFGAAERAALPEVLARGVEAIEVLLARGPAAAMNACNPDPGETAGSAPARGPKE; translated from the coding sequence ATGGCGTTCGACAGCGTTCTCGTCGGCCTCGGCAACCCCGGGACCCGCTACGAGCGCACCCGCCACAACGCCGGCTTCCTGCTGGTCGAGCGGCTGGCCGCGGCTCACGGCATCGACCTGGGGCGCGAACGCCACGGCTCGCGGGTCGGCGAGGGGCGGATCGCGGGCAGGCGCTGCCTGCTGGCGCAGCCGCAGACCTTCATGAACCGCTCGGGTGAGGCCGTGCGCCGCATCCTCTCCTTCACGGGGACCGATGCCGCCTCCCTGCTGGTCGCCCACGACGACATGGACCTGCCCTTCGGCCGCCTGCGGCTGCGCGCCGGCGGCGGCGCGGGCGGCCACCGCGGCATCGCCTCGATCCTCGAGCACCTCGCGGACCCTGGATTCCTACGCCTGAAGATCGGCGTCGGGCGCCCCCCCGAGGGGGTCCCCGCCGAGGCCTGGGTGCTCCAGGAGTTCGGCGCCGCGGAGCGGGCGGCCCTCCCCGAGGTGCTCGCGCGGGGGGTCGAGGCGATCGAGGTGCTCCTCGCGCGCGGCCCCGCGGCGGCGATGAACGCCTGCAACCCTGACCCCGGCGAAACCGCCGGATCCGCGCCTGCGCGCGGACCAAAAGAGTAG
- the ssb gene encoding single-stranded DNA-binding protein gives MADINVVILVGRLTRDPELRYSPAGTAIASFGVAVNNRRKVGDEWKDEPCFVDVKVFGRMAETSSEYLAKGRQVAIEGRLSYSKWEKDGQTRSKLEVTANNVQFIGGQGQGQGQGRGAGGGQAQEADPLADLGPDEMPPF, from the coding sequence ATGGCCGACATCAACGTCGTCATCCTCGTCGGTCGCCTCACGCGCGACCCGGAGCTGCGCTACTCGCCGGCCGGGACCGCGATCGCCAGCTTCGGGGTCGCGGTGAACAACCGCCGCAAGGTGGGTGACGAGTGGAAGGACGAGCCCTGCTTCGTCGACGTCAAGGTCTTCGGCCGCATGGCCGAGACCAGCAGCGAGTACCTCGCCAAGGGCCGGCAGGTCGCGATCGAGGGCCGGCTCTCGTACAGCAAGTGGGAGAAGGACGGGCAGACCCGCTCCAAGCTCGAGGTGACGGCGAACAACGTCCAGTTCATCGGCGGCCAGGGCCAGGGGCAGGGACAGGGTCGCGGGGCCGGTGGCGGGCAGGCGCAGGAGGCCGACCCCCTCGCGGACCTCGGCCCCGACGAGATGCCGCCCTTCTAG